From the genome of Rhinoderma darwinii isolate aRhiDar2 chromosome 1, aRhiDar2.hap1, whole genome shotgun sequence:
ACAACCAGGTGGCAGACTTCCTAAGCCGAGAAAGGCCTCGCCAGTCAGAATGGTGTCTGAATACAGCAGTATTTCAGAAGATTATCCTCAAATGGGGGACCCCATCAATAGATCTATTTGCGTTGATGGAAAACAAAGACTCAAAGATTCTTCTCCCTAGACCCCTCATAACACCCAACCGCAATACTCATtctcccagtgttggagtcaagagAGGGGCTATgcctctacccccccccccccacaaaccttCTTCCAAGAGTAATCCGAAAGGTCAGGGAAGACCAGGCCGGCGTGATATTAATAGCCCCattctggccaaagagaccatggttcacgtggttGAGAAAGATGTCCTCCGACCAACCATGGTTCTCCCGAACATGCCAAATCTATTATACCAGGGCCCagtaatgcaccctgacattcaaAAGCTCCATCTGACAGCCCggaaactgaaaggataatccTTAGGTAAAGAGGATTCTCAAACTGTCATTTCCACCCTACTAGCCAGTAGAAAACcagttacctcaaaaatatatctgagCCTGGAAAGCATTATTGAATTTTGCAGGCAAGGATATTAATCCTGTAACCAAACCAGATTTCCCTTTTTTAATATTGGCTTTTCTACaggcaggattaaataaaaaccttAGAGCAAAAATCTGAACCTTTAACGTGCTAGACCTAAATTCCTTTTTTAATTCTAAATTAGCAGTCCACCCCTGGATTAAGAGATTCCTAACCGCTTCCTGCAGACTTAAACCCCAGATAAGATTCCCAGttcctccctgggacttaaacATCGTTATCTAGGCTATGATAAATCCACCATTTGAACCAATAGACTCCATGAAAATGCTGACACTTAAAATTGCGTTCTTGTTAGCCATTCCATCAGCCCGAGTGAGTGAGATTCAGGCCTTGTCTGCCTTTCTACCACATACCCTACTGTTAGAGGATAGAGTAATCCTAAAAACCTTACCAGGATTTCTTCCTAAAGTGGTCTCTCCCTTTCATTTAGACAAAGTGATTAttcttccctccttttgtgactctccaaaaaatcagagggaacaacagtttaactgcctagatgtaagaagatgcctagtccagtacctaaagaTTACCAAGGATCTAAGATCCTCAGAAAATTTGTTTATCCAGTTTCAGGGTCATAACAAAGGTTTGGCAGCCAATAAAGCCACTATAGCGAGGTGGATTAAACAGGCCATACAATTAGCCTATATAAATCGGAAGCTCAAACCTCCAGAGTTTTTCGGAGCACACTCCACCAGAGCGGTGTCCACTTTGTGGGCAGAGAGAGCAGAAGCATCCCTAGATCAGATATGTAAGTCTGCTTcatggagttctcctcacacctttTTCAACCATTaccgattacaactgcatacagcctctgacttggccttttGGTTGAAAGGtgctacaagctgtggtcccaccctaaatactgatttctattttacatctccaggggtgctgtcataggtgaaagggtaaaagattgattacttactggtaatctgtttttcatgaacctatgacagcacccctctgttagggtatgttcacacgcttaacaaaaaaacgtctgaaaatacggagctgttttcaagagaaaacggctcctgatttccagattttttttgagcaacttgtgtttttcgctgcgttttttacctcctgtgttttttttttttttttttttttttttttggagctgttttcaatagtctatgagaaaacgtcccaagaagtggcctgcactttgatgcggccgtaattttacgcgccgtattttgacagcgatgcgtaaaatgacagctcgtctgcacagaacatcgtaagacccattgcaagcaatgggcagatgtttgccgaagtattggagccgtcttttcaggcgtaattcgaggcgtaaaactcctccattacgtctgaaaataggtcgtgtgcacatacccttaccctccCTATTGTTTGTAGCAGATAGAGCCCTCATAAGGTAGATCTCGAACATAAATGCAAGGGGATTccttgtaaatgtgtgtgtgtgtgtgtgtgtgtctcacaaaaaaaacacaaaaaacagtaTAAACGAAACTATTTCTCATCCTGAGCTCTTTCTAAAGactgtgtgtggagaggtgtgtcctttttatATCCTCCGGTTTCCTGTCCAgggaatgggatgtctctccagggctgctgtcttaggttcttgaaaaaccgatttaccggtaagtaatccaattttttatttttattttacttttttaaaatttccgctcatttctttagcaacggtTGCACGAATCATacacaagggaaaaccgctcctgattttcagacgttttttttttagcaactcgcgtttttctctgCGGTTTTTTTACGGctattttttggagctgtttttctattgtcaaTAAACGTCTCAGGAAGTGATGTGCTTTTTCGCggctcatatattttattttatatatatatatatttttttctaatgcagccattttgaaaaacgccccgtcggaacagaacgccgtatttacaATGTACAGATGTTTgggggcgttctgcttccgattttacggCCTGACATGGCCGAAaatgagccgtgtgaacatacctttaatcGTCAATGCAATATACTTATCGTACTGATTCCACTTCACTTTTATATCATGTCAGGTGACTGCCACAAAAGGGACATTGCATCCATAGTTACTATGAATGTCCTTTCAGTCTGCACGTAGGAGCAACCAGAGCAGCAGTAGACCAGTGTGGAATCGGTTAGGTCCTCCTGAGCTATAATCACTAAAATCGGCCATATACTTGTAGATCACTCTCTTATCTGACTAATTCCAGTTCCATCTCTGCCCATCTACTCTCTTAACATGGTCTATTTCTTAACAAATTGATCTAGTATCTGTTGAATACCCATTTAAATAAGACACTTAAGTTTACTTTGAACAGGAGCCCCTTTAATTCGATCGGAAGTGAAGGTTTTGGACTGCCAATCTGTAATAATGCTATTAGATCTAGATCGGTTAATTTACCTTCTGTATAGTATGAAGCCTGGTTAAGGGTATTCCATTTATCCTTTAGGTAATAAAATGCAAAGCAGCAGTTGCCTGGGAGGCAGGAAAGCCCCTGTCTATGGAAGAAGTAGAGGTGGCACCACCCGAAGCTCATGAAGTGCGCATTAAGGTAACCTTTTGTATAGTGCCCTCTGCATTTATTGCAATAGGATTGTAGCATAAACAGCTCTGGGTTTTTTTTATAGGCACAAGAATATGCTGCCATAAATGGTTTACTCTTTAATTGTCTCATTGCCTGGAGTTGAGAACTGAATGGCGTGCACACTGAATATATGCTGAAATGTAATAAACGGCCTTGTGTTGTGGATATATTCATGAAAATATTGAACACTGATCAAGTTCCTACAAATTTCCATTAATTTTACTTTAATAATTTGGATGGTTCAACATAGGAAATGATATAAATGAAGCATACAGGAGATTTGTTATAAAATTAACAGTAGAAACGCTTCTGCTATTCATCTAATGCTTTCTATATGAAATTACATGTGACAACCATGTGAATATTTGTAGATCGTGTCCACCGCTGTTTGCCACACTGATGCCTACACTCTTAGTGGTGCTGACCCTGAAGGATGCTTCCCAGTAATTCTTGGCCATGAAGGAGCTGGAATTGTAGAAAGTGTAGGAGAAGGCGTTACAAGAGTTATAGCCGGTAAGTGCAAATCTACAAAATTGTGACCTGCTGAAGCTGTAATTCATGTATTGGGTGTGCCTGCACATTGCAGATGGGTAACTGCAAGGATCCTGCCATGTTTCCGACCTATTCTGCAAATCTTGACTAtcactaaggcctcatggacCTGACCGTAGTTTTGCGGCTGCATACTAGCCGCAATTGTGGAgatgcaattgcggatagtataggacACATTGTATCCTATTGCCAATCCACTCAACCTTGGCTTCCACGGTCCATGCGTTGTCCGGACTGCAAAAAAGTCATCAAACATTGCctgatatacaggtccttctcaatgaaataaattaactttttgatattctatttcagtaactcaattcaaaaagtgaaactgatatattatatagattcattacacacagtgatcgcTTTccatcactttttttcttttttcttttttttttttttcctttcaattttgaagattatggctaacagttaatgaaaacccaaaattttgtttcTCAGAAAATTGAGATATTGGGTAAACGTTTAAGATTGTAgcctcatggtgtgacactctaatcaacaCAAcatctgcaaaggtttcctaagcctttaaatggcccaacagtctggttcaataggctacacaatcatggggaagactgctgacttgacagctgtccagaagacagtcattgatacCCTCatcgagggtaagccacaaaaggacattgctaaagaagctggctgttcacagagtgctgtatccaggcatattaatggaaagtgtggtagaaaaaggtgcacaagcaacagggataaacgcaaccttgaaaggattgtcaagaaaaggcctttccagaatctgggggagattcacaaggagtggactgcggctagaGTCAGTTCTTCAACAGCCACCAcactccaggacatgggctacaactatcgcattccttgagacaacgtccGAAGTGTCTTACCTGGACTAAGGgaaaaaaaggactggtctgttgctcagtggtccaaagtcctgttttcagatgaaagtaaattttgcatttcatttggaaatcaaggtcccggaGTCCGGAGGaaaagtggagaggcatcaatccaagttgcttgcggtccagtgtgaagtttccacagtcagtgatggtttggggagccatgtcatctgctggtccaCACTGATATATaaagtccagagtcagcacagccgtctaccaggaaattttagagcacttcatgcttccctctgctgacaagctttatggagatgctgatttcattttccaacaggacttggcacctgcccacactgccaaaagtaccaatacccggTTTAATACCCACAGTATcactgcttgattggccagcaaactcgcctgacctaaaccccatagagaatctatggggtattgtcaagaggaagatgagacaccagaaccAGCAATGCAAAATTTTTATttgtgtaacatacagccgacgccTGCATTGTACTGAACGAACTCGGTCTGTGAGCTCGCTCTATACTCCCccaacccggctatgacgtaggtatgcatcaggaaggggttaactgcatcaatgcaataaaaacaaataagACAAACTCTTGCATAGGTGGTCATAGcctcaagcttttttttttttacgatggtAGGGTGTAGTCGCAGAGCCCTATAACTGGACAGTATAATATTGCATAAACGCAcccatttagggcttattcacatgaactgGAAAATCGGCATCGTGactgcttcctttttttttttttttttttttttaacggcagtcaaatggctgcattaaaatcaatgcacttCTATGGagctattcacttttttttattttttttcagaccgtgtgaACAGCCCATGAAAAAATTACTTGTCCTATTTTTGCAGGtctctcaatagactcaagtctaagaGGGATCTGTGAACTAGGGTCCCGCACAGGCGCAAATCGTTTTGACTCGCGTTCGTGTGACTTATATTGATACTGAGCCGTGTTTAGGCAGAGATGTAAAATACAAATGAGCTGAAGACAATGCTTCGTTGACACAAAAAATCCAAAAACATATGGTGTGATTTTGTATTTTTCAGGAGACAAAGttattcctctttatatccctcAATGTGGGGAGTGCAAATTCTGTCTGAACCCCAAAACCAACTTATGTCAAAAGATCAGGTAATTTTTGATTATCTATGAATCATTGTGGGTATGTTTTTACcagtaaataaaatttaaaattatTCTGCTCCATTATTAAACGCCTTTTATACTGCTTGTTGCTTTAGTGTCATTTCTCATATTGTACAGATCTGATTTCTGTAGTCTAACACCGGAATCCTGTGTAATATGTTCTTGTTCCTGTCACAGGATTACTCAAGGTCGTGGTTTTATGCCCGATGGTACCAGCAGGTTTACCTGCAAAGGAAAGCAGATTTTCCACTTCATGGGCACCAGCACCTTCTCTGAATACACAGTTGTTGCTGACATCTCTGTTGCTAAAATAGAGGACTCTGCTCCCCTGGACAAAGTCTGCCTGCTGGGCTGTGGCGTTTCAACTGGATATGGAGCAGCGCTAAACACTGCCAAGGTAATAGGATTTATACTGTTTTCACTACGTTTTTAGAATCCTGTATTACGTTGACAGTTACACTCTAAGTCCCCATGcgcacagccgtgcccgtaatcacagaccgcAATTGCAGGCACAGTCGACGGCCGCCCGCATTTTTCAGGCTGTGCTACCATACAATTTACAGTAGTGTGGATGGGGCCTAAGTTTGTCACCATTTTATGAGGCGTTCTCAGTAGaagtttgatataatatcttatGGGCACTCAGGTAAATTACTAATGTTACCTCTTTCATTGTCATTTTTCAAtaagtctcttttttttttttttttttttgacaggttgagcCAGGTTCTACCTGTGCGGTATTTGGTCTTGGAGGGGTTGGCCTTGCTGTTATCATGGGATGTAAAGTAGCAGGTGCCAAACGCATTATCGGAATTGACCTTAACAAGGCAAAGTTTGAAAAGGCTGAAGAGTTTGGAGCTACTGAATGCATCAGTCCATCAGACTACAATAAACCAATCCAGGAAGTGCTGGTTGACATTACGGACGGCGGCGTGGATTATTCTTTTGAGTGCATAGGAAACGTTGGCATTATGGTAATTAATcagcaaagaaaaataaaaatggttatTCTGCTATGTGTCCAACTAGGTTTGTGTATTTGTTAAATGGCACCTAAGCCCCATACTCCTAGTAGCCAAAACATACGGAAGATGGGGCTGTAGTTGTaatatgctgccccttatataggaCCGCATATTGGGCTCACAGGTGCGCATTGATGAATAATtagacttatttttttttgttttttttgcagctggTTATTTGGCCACAACAACTCTGATAAACTCATCTTGCTAAACAAATGTTACGTAGTTTGAAATAACACACCCATTAAGTCCAACCTTTCTTAATTTCTTACATGTCATTCATTGCTGATTAGTTAGAACACCCAATGCCATTCAGCAGTAAATCTACATcgttatctgccattactacctcttctggtagagcattccatagtttgaccactctaactgtaaagaaccctttcctatattgatgtctaaaACGTCTGTCTACCACACaccatgaatgtcccctggtccttgatCAAGAAATAAAGTAATTTTCCAGGAAAGGACACCGTATCGATACAGAAAATACATATCACAGAATTGCCCTGTCCCCATTAAAATAAGTATGCGCACTCTGACAGTCAGATCAGTTCTTTCTCGAATAGGATTCCTCAACCTCTTTGTACTGGGATCTCACCATTTCTGAAGGTCCATGACAAAATTAAAAATTGATTTCAACTTCTCTTTCAGTATAACATTAAAGAGGCATTCCTCATAATTTGAGGTCTCTGCATACTGTCGTTCTatagaaaccttcattgtttacatccagttGATAAAATTGGGTCTTGGTCGTGTGATCATCAGATAACAACaatggacagatttttatccacaaAGTAAACTAGGGCTCCTATTCAatgtcagcaagcagagatctagaaaaCCATGCAGCACTGatgaagtatattggaaaattgtttgTTTTCAAACTATAACCTTATACAAGAGTTATTGGCTGAAACCAGTATAGCTCTCTGACTTATTTGTGCTTTTAATTGTTTCCAATCCAAAGATCTTTGTGTAACACGATCCCTTCTGTCCTAACTGCCTCCCTAGCTGTTAAAACATAGCCTTTATATTAAAAATCTCAAGAAATATAGTTTAAATTCTGATTGTTGGCTTGTGCATGGACCATATACTGTATAGCATGAATATTACACTATGCAACTAGCTATTGCAGCAATATATATGCAGCTTTcgttcactttttttaaattcaagtagtatcactgcctgtatgaacgattaaatgttaaatttttattaaGGTGAATCAAAAGGCTAAATAGCCAAATTACTAAACGGGCGTAAGCAAAGTGACCAGAAAAGGGGGGTACATAAAAGGTATCACACCTATGTGCACCTCTAGTACCAACGTGTCACTCCCCTTCTCATTGGTTATGATATTGGTCACAGATGCCAATGAAATTGTGTCCCAATTTGACTATTTAGCCTTCTCTGTAGTGTTTTGATTTACCTTTAATAAAATTCAACTTTTAATCATTCATACAGGCAGtgatactatacactgtatagcAGTACATGTCAAATCGCGAGGTGGTAATATAGTTTCTATTGTACAGTATGTAGCCACATTTACTTGTGTTTTTCCGTTAATACCAGGCCTGCAGGTTAtcagtgttttgtgtttttagagGGCTGCGTTAGAAGCTTGTCACAAAGGCTGGGGTGTAAGTGTCATTGTGGGAGTAGCAGCCTCTGGACAAGAAATAGCAACTCGACCATTTCAGCTGGTCACTGGGCGCACGTGGAAAGGAACGGCTTTTGGAGGTGAGAAAACACTATTTGATGCTGTAAAAGGAGTAAGATGCCTGACTAATGGTTATTATACATTGTGAATTAGATGTAACCAGTATGTGGACCTATTTTtcggtttttcacttttttttttttttttccttttatggcgtgaatataggaaaaagcgttcagcatttgtttttttcctttctgGTTTTTATCCCGTTCAAGCTTCACGCTAAGTAACCTGTTCAATTTAATTCTTCAGGTCAttccggtcgtgtagatacctaatatgtgtagttttttgttCTTATGTAATGTGGAGGCAAtcaaatattttctgcaaaatgtcttttttttggggggacttttttatttattttttttttaagtcccattaagggataacttattttatagctttattttttacttgtaatgtattgcaatactcttgtatgctaatacattacactgtgtcactgacGCAGGCTGCTGTTATGGCAGCACTTGgtatgcccgaacagcaggcaaacggaacagacagccctggggtcctcttGTAGGTCCCCAGCGCTGACTGAAGAGGGATTCCTcggtctttgatcgcatcaccgggtcttccctttgatcatgctgcaGTCGGGCCACGgccatcaaagggttaaacagctggggttggaatgcAGAACATCCTATCGTTTCTGGGTTTGGTTTTTTTCACGAATAGTGTCTTGCTTTTTAGAAGTTATGCATGAGGGGTGGGTGGTATGAATGAGCAttcacattaaaagaaaaaaaaaaaaaacttgagggGAATTCCTCTGGGCGCTGTCTGTAAATTAGCATGGCAGTGTCGTGCAATCCAGGCAGCGTTATACGTGGCAAAAATGTGATCAGACTCCCTCTAACTGTTTGCCGAGTAACATTGTTTTTTGCCTCAAGCCGCTATATAAGGAAGGATGATAATTGTTCAAACATACCCAT
Proteins encoded in this window:
- the LOC142757704 gene encoding alcohol dehydrogenase class-3 isoform X2; its protein translation is MDTAGKVIKCKAAVAWEAGKPLSMEEVEVAPPEAHEVRIKIVSTAVCHTDAYTLSGADPEGCFPVILGHEGAGIVESVGEGVTRVIAGDKVIPLYIPQCGECKFCLNPKTNLCQKIRITQGRGFMPDGTSRFTCKGKQIFHFMGTSTFSEYTVVADISVAKIEDSAPLDKVCLLGCGVSTGYGAALNTAKVEPGSTCAVFGLGGVGLAVIMGCKVAGAKRIIGIDLNKAKFEKAEEFGATECISPSDYNKPIQEVLVDITDGGVDYSFECIGNVGIMRAALEACHKGWGVSVIVGVAASGQEIATRPFQLVTGRTWKGTAFGGWKSVDSVPKLVSEYLAKKIKVDEFVTHTFPFSSINEAFELMHAGKSIRSVLNY
- the LOC142757704 gene encoding alcohol dehydrogenase class-3 isoform X1, whose protein sequence is MKSGQGETEKYKILVIKCKAAVAWEAGKPLSMEEVEVAPPEAHEVRIKIVSTAVCHTDAYTLSGADPEGCFPVILGHEGAGIVESVGEGVTRVIAGDKVIPLYIPQCGECKFCLNPKTNLCQKIRITQGRGFMPDGTSRFTCKGKQIFHFMGTSTFSEYTVVADISVAKIEDSAPLDKVCLLGCGVSTGYGAALNTAKVEPGSTCAVFGLGGVGLAVIMGCKVAGAKRIIGIDLNKAKFEKAEEFGATECISPSDYNKPIQEVLVDITDGGVDYSFECIGNVGIMRAALEACHKGWGVSVIVGVAASGQEIATRPFQLVTGRTWKGTAFGGWKSVDSVPKLVSEYLAKKIKVDEFVTHTFPFSSINEAFELMHAGKSIRSVLNY